The Montipora capricornis isolate CH-2021 chromosome 1, ASM3666992v2, whole genome shotgun sequence genome contains a region encoding:
- the LOC138050122 gene encoding polycomb complex protein BMI-1-like, with amino-acid sequence MSLLQMPLQALNPHIMCVLCGGYLVDATTIIECLHSFCRSCIVKFLQTSFHCPVCDVEVHKTKPLLHIRPDRPLQDIVNKLVPGLVFDEIDRRREFQEREEKTDNVSNTEEEIAEEKSRKSQAKTKSSADVKMEDPICITLEYYGKKRNWNERQIFPTRFLRCSSAVTVNVLKKFLVMKFAIPSTHQAAVIRSDELLDDSLTMKEVSQIYGLYAKSFLDLQYSFLDVCLEETKTKADSEEEVPTKKMKTCEEEKMLKREDKNFVTLETGSNIIETNNQTLSKLMDCASNEHYAENGILTTFPETPPSFELDNSEQATEQHVE; translated from the exons ATGTCGTTACTTCAGATGCCCTTACAGGCGCTTAACCCACATATTATGTGCGTGTTATGTGGAGGATATTTGGTGGACGCGACAACGATTATTGAGTGCCTACATTCGT TCTGTCGGAGCTGTATTGTGAAGTTTCTTCAAACATCTTTCCACTGTCCTGTTTGCGATGTTGAAGTCCATAAAACCAAACCGCTTTTACACATTCG ACCAGACCGACCCCTTCAAGATATCGTCAACAAACTTGTTCCGGGATTGGTGTTTG ACGAAATTGATCGACGAAGAGAATTCCAAGAAAGGGAAGAAAAAACTGACAACGTTAGTAACACTGAAG AAGAAATTGCAGAAGAAAAGTCGAGAAAATCGCAAGCCAAGACCAAAAGCAGCGCGGACGTGAAGATGGAAGATCCCATTTGTATCACTCTGGAATATTACGG gaaaaaaaggaactggAATGAAAGACAG ATCTTTCCCACTCGCTTCCTCCGTTGCTCCTCTGCCGTGACAGTTAATGTGTTGAAGAAATTTCTTGTGATGAAGTTTGCCATTCCAAGCACACATCAG GCGGCAGTCATTCGTTCGGATGAACTCCTCGATGATTCTCTCACAATGAAAGAAGTTTCCCAGATTTACGGACTTTATGCCAAA TCTTTTCTGGATCTACAGTACTCTTTCCTGGATGTTTGCCTAGAAGAAACCAAAACTAAGGCAGACAGCGAGGAAGAAGTGCCaaccaagaaaatgaaaacctGTGAAGAGGAAAAAATGCTCAAGCGAGAAGATAAAAACTTTGTTACGCTAGAAACAGGTTCAAATATTATAGAAACAAACAATCAAACGCTGTCTAAACTGATGGATTGTGCTTCAAACGAACACTATGCTGAAAACGGCATCTTAACAACGTTTCCAGAAACGCCGCCCAGTTTTGAGCTCGATAATAGCGAGCAAGCCACAGAACAACATGTAGAGTAa
- the LOC138054223 gene encoding uncharacterized protein — protein MDPKHREILRKNWSFLRRDLEPKKLLPCLVNILDDTDDQDIRQKDTREESSDKLLEILPRRGPEAFIEFVKALQTVQPHLAKPLIQAEIEEMKTELTIARTHSARLREEVLITRKELDKEQQTHRKTLQELEELRSLHEKMVKERNDAEHVEAQLQELKAINARLEGEVRHEQSQKEVFKEETMRLRQMCDHLDESNKQTLNDLQALQGILKKTSEENHRELVKTLLDVNNNKLNESFSSDKLLLISRQGEIVDDAEILRRNSTPRLSLSEDTDVEFVKTKTFRNDSISPELLNDTRKDLARVTEEREDLKERCENLEKQLEEAKANLERQLRTANQFQDRATSPGEPMEYEIKDESCSRCEKLEEELNLITTERDSMSKKKQNLDKEVLKMKNRIKEISEDYQREKLTLQKELQILKEERENLSRELEATNEQQQGEMKLLQGKNEELTDQINRQTSEVHKITVQLMRERTHLEKSQEELVKTKKKLARETKKVKEVREELEAESKAKVDAMKQIDELKNDLRNQDTHTGEEISRLREATDAERSRCEALIEEVQRLRNMPGRILNYNRDFDRHGVLYALATNFGNTTWVNPGSNNASPTQIIATRSSDDQGEAEDVLENRRGTLSGTKDQNNSWWCIDLTEKYVLYLTHYTLRHGRDNGLSIIRNWRLEGSLDGRSWKTLKKHDNDRGLKDPYPYYTCTWSVDGELGAFRYFRIFQTGKNSSGRFGIFLSGIELYGVLIERGSEIF, from the exons ATGGATCCCAAGCATCGTGAAATCTTGCGCAAAAACTGGTCCTTTCTCAGAAGAGACCTGGAACCCAAGAAGTTATTACCGTGTTTGGTCAACATTTTGGACGACACAGATGATCAGGACATAAGGCAAAAGGACACAAGAGAAGAAAGCTCTGACAAATTGTTAGAGATATTGCCCAGGAGAGGTCCAGAGGCTTTCATCGAGTTTGTGAAGGCGTTACAAACAGTGCAGCCTCATCTAGCTAAACCTCTAATTCAAGCAG AAATAGAAGAGATGAAGACAGAGCTCACAATTGCCAGGACACACAGCGCCAGGCTGAGAGAAGAAGTTCTAATAACGAGAAAAGAATTGGACAAAGAGCAACAAACTCACAGGAAGACCTTGCAGGAACTTGAGGAACTGAGAAGCCTCCACGAAAAGATggtaaaagaaagaaatgatgcAGAACACGTGGAAGCCCAACTGCAAGAATTGAAAGCCATTAATGCACGTCTTGAAGGGGAAGTACGACATGAACAAAGCCAGAAAGAAGTTTTCAAAGAAGAAACGATGCGTTTACGACAAATGTGTGATCATCTCGACgagtcaaacaaacaaactttaaacgatTTACAAGCGTTGCagggaattttgaaaaaaacttcGGAAGAAAATCACCGCGAACTCGTTAAAACGTTGCTCGATGTGAACAACAATAAACTGAACGAAAGTTTTTCTAGCGATAAACTGCTCTTAATCTCACGTCAGGGGGAAATTGTTGACGATGCGGAGATCCTGAGAAGAAATTCAACACCTCGCTTATCATTAAGCGAGGATACGGATGTGGAATTTGTAAAAACCAAAACATTCAGAAATGATTCTATATCTCCCGAATTATTAAATGATACAAGGAAAGACTTAGCTAGAGTCACAGAGGAGCGAGAAGATTTGAAGGAACGGTGCGAGAACTTAGAGAAACAACTCGAGGAAGCTAAGGCAAATTTGGAAAGACAACTCCGTACTGCAAATCAGTTTCAAGACAGAGCTACATCTCCCGGAGAACCAATGGAATATGAAATTAAAG ATGAGTCTTGTTCTCGCTGTGAGAAACTGGAAGAAGAACTAAATTTGATAACTACTGAGAGAGATTCAATgagtaaaaagaaacaaaacttggATAAGGAAGttctgaaaatgaaaaacagaattaAAGAGATAAGCGAAGATTATCAACGAGAAAAACTAACTTTGCAAAAAGAACTGCAAATCTTGAAGGAAGAACGCGAAAACTTGTCGCGGGAGCTTGAGGCAACGAACGAGCAACAGCAAGGAGAGATGAAACTTCTCCAAGGGAAGAACGAAGAACTAACGGACCAGATTAACAGGCAAACATCTGAAGTCCATAAGATTACGGTACAGCTAATGAGAGAAAGGACGCACCTTGAGAAAAGCCAAGAAGAGTTGgtgaaaacaaagaagaaattggCTCGTGAAACAAAGAAGGTAAAGGAAGTTCGGGAAGAATTGGAAGCGGAGAGCAAGGCAAAAGTGGACGCCATGAAGCAAATTGATGAGTTAAAAAATGACCTAAGGAATCAAGATACTCACACGGGTGAAGAGATTTCACGCCTTCGCGAAGCGACCGATGCGGAGCGATCTAGATGCGAAGCTCTAATCGAAGAAGTGCAGAGACTGAGGAATATGCCAGGGC GGATTCTAAACTACAACAGAGACTTTGACAGACACGGAGTTCTCTACGCCTTAGCAACAAATTTCGGTAACACGACTTGGGTAAACCCAGGAAGCAATAACGCATCACCAACGCAAATAATCGCAACTAGATCTTCTGATGATCAGGGGGAGGCAGAAGATGTGCTAGAAAATCGAAGAGGGACCCTTAGTGGAACCAAAGACCAGAACAACTCTTGGTGGTGTATAGACTTGACAGAAAAGTATGTCTTGTACTTAACACATTACACCTTAAGGCATGGGCGGGACAATGGATTGTCGATCATTCGTAACTGGCGCCTGGAAGGCTCGCTTGATGGGCGTAGCTGGAAAACACTAAAAAAGCATGACAATGATCGCGGGCTCAAGGATCCTTACCCCTATTACACATGCACGTGGTCGGTCGATGGAGAACTGGGCGCCTTTCGGTACTTCAGGATTTTTCAGACGGGCAAGAACTCTTCGGGGAGATTTGGTATCTTTCTCTCCGGAATAGAGCTTTACGGAGTGCTCATTGAAAGAGGCAGTGAAATCTTTTAA